A window of the Synechococcus sp. M16.1 genome harbors these coding sequences:
- a CDS encoding F420-0:Gamma-glutamyl ligase, which yields MSLLLAPLGLGLAVAWLELRHRLRPASPLRMTPRDWRVDDLGGRLRIEGVLEISNPHPRMEIFVPELRVDPVLLGSSDPAGLEVTTRIIADHPDEETRADGYWAAYIVKGRKTTRARVSIEITGPTPSARVDSLWVDAHWVNYGPFGRLQRRQGVLVPLSRPQPLQPDQAHFRQGEGCRVLPLRTHLLGPLDDAIDVLRTYAADLVQPGDILTIGETPVAVIQGRYRHPSEVEPGMVARLACRVFHPTSSLATACGMQTLIDLVGPTRVLAAWLGGLLMKLVGIPGGFYRLAGDQARLIDDITGTTPPYDQTIVLGPSRAEQFCRDASAELGVDVAIVDVNDLGRVKVLASSPGCDEGLLGRALRPNPAGNANERTPLVLVRPGLE from the coding sequence GTGTCGCTGCTGCTTGCTCCGCTCGGCCTAGGACTTGCTGTGGCCTGGCTGGAGCTCCGCCATCGCCTCAGACCCGCCTCACCGTTGCGGATGACGCCTCGCGACTGGCGGGTTGATGATCTGGGCGGGCGGCTCCGTATCGAGGGGGTGCTGGAGATCAGCAACCCCCACCCCCGCATGGAGATTTTTGTGCCGGAGCTGCGGGTCGATCCCGTGCTGCTGGGGTCCTCTGATCCCGCCGGCCTGGAGGTGACAACGCGGATCATTGCCGACCATCCCGACGAGGAGACCCGCGCAGACGGCTACTGGGCGGCCTACATCGTCAAAGGACGCAAAACCACGCGTGCCCGGGTCTCGATCGAGATCACCGGCCCGACCCCATCCGCTCGGGTCGACAGCCTCTGGGTGGATGCCCACTGGGTGAATTACGGACCCTTCGGTCGCCTGCAGCGCCGTCAGGGCGTGCTGGTGCCCTTGAGCCGTCCCCAACCCCTGCAGCCCGATCAAGCCCACTTCCGCCAGGGGGAAGGCTGCCGCGTCTTGCCGCTGCGCACCCACCTGCTCGGTCCCTTGGACGACGCCATCGACGTCCTGCGCACCTACGCCGCTGATCTGGTGCAGCCCGGCGACATCCTCACCATCGGCGAGACCCCCGTGGCTGTGATCCAGGGTCGCTACCGCCATCCCAGTGAGGTGGAGCCCGGCATGGTGGCGCGCCTGGCCTGCCGTGTGTTTCACCCCACCAGCAGCCTGGCCACGGCCTGCGGGATGCAGACCTTGATCGATCTGGTGGGGCCCACCCGGGTGCTGGCCGCCTGGCTGGGGGGGCTGCTGATGAAGCTGGTGGGCATCCCCGGTGGCTTCTATCGCCTCGCCGGTGATCAGGCTCGCTTGATCGACGACATCACCGGCACCACACCGCCCTATGACCAGACCATTGTTCTGGGGCCATCCCGGGCTGAGCAGTTCTGTCGTGATGCTTCTGCCGAACTCGGGGTCGACGTTGCCATCGTTGACGTCAACGACCTTGGCCGAGTGAAGGTGCTGGCCTCCAGCCCCGGCTGTGATGAGGGCTTGCTGGGCCGGGCCCTGCGTCCCAATCCCGCCGGCAATGCCAATGAGCGCACCCCCCTGGTGTTGGTGCGGCCAGGCCTGGAATGA
- a CDS encoding thylakoid membrane photosystem I accumulation factor, with the protein MAIRCFGLMLALVRCLITVSIALLLHVAPAAAVLNSDSYDGNIYALYAGNGSLVPPASTLEESLAEGRTAVIVYYLDDSAVSKRFAPVVSELQRLWGRSIDLLPLSTDPLQGREALGAGDPATYWSGTIPQVVVIGTDGRVVLDQNGQVPLAAINDAISASTGLPAPDLGRIDQEGSFNEVNIEVTAN; encoded by the coding sequence ATGGCGATCCGCTGCTTCGGCTTGATGCTTGCTTTGGTGCGCTGTCTGATCACCGTTTCGATCGCGCTGCTGCTCCATGTCGCACCAGCCGCCGCTGTGTTGAACAGCGACAGCTACGACGGCAACATCTATGCCCTCTACGCCGGCAATGGCTCGTTGGTTCCCCCCGCCAGCACCCTGGAGGAGTCCCTCGCTGAGGGACGCACGGCCGTGATCGTCTACTACCTGGATGACAGCGCCGTGAGCAAACGCTTCGCTCCTGTGGTGTCGGAACTGCAACGGCTGTGGGGCCGCAGCATCGATCTGCTTCCCCTCTCCACCGATCCGCTGCAGGGCCGTGAAGCGCTGGGGGCCGGAGATCCAGCCACCTATTGGTCCGGAACCATTCCGCAGGTGGTGGTGATCGGCACCGATGGCCGGGTTGTGCTTGATCAGAACGGTCAGGTTCCCCTGGCGGCGATCAACGACGCCATCAGCGCCTCCACCGGTCTTCCCGCTCCGGATCTGGGACGCATTGATCAGGAAGGCAGCTTCAACGAAGTGAACATCGAAGTCACCGCCAACTGA
- a CDS encoding DUF3685 domain-containing protein: protein MLLLAPDLLGESLALKLTSSRDDWEVVLRPERLTGAPALVIWSIDSVASLASLQQELFALQERWQPAPVLLLLPSELRLSREQLLELPAAGLLQNVDAQGLQNAIETLLQGGRDIRLEAAPETPSQQQTMGLGQWLLVSGLQQVSRDLQRVEALLNPPPEQPLLFLLLQGRRRELRFAKGLLLWLWGPLQMGLEHAEPLGPSVSSDGSPTTTAISLRERNAVAVWDAIRDRIDASVQAGLTNSTGRLLAIEGLHPDRRRELLLALLQQLDQVLQRLRSRQDATAIAQVWDSLQPELRQQALTALAGSYVQIPCDGELQPVVASLLSRADLTGADGELPDPTGMLAPLVADQPMLVNGLLLPADDPRAFLQLETLVSNWLVRTAELIGAELLDACGDWPELRRYLLRDPLLATRELDRLRNRLNTQLRWADWVERPIQLYESQRTLFQLRSGRIEPLLLTEPRDKELNQLGWWQRQVALLLEARDAIAPQVQALVRRIGDLAVILLTQVLGRAIGLVGRGIAQGMGRSFGRG from the coding sequence ATGTTGCTACTCGCTCCGGATTTGCTCGGGGAGTCGCTGGCGCTGAAACTCACCTCCTCCCGGGACGATTGGGAGGTGGTGCTTCGCCCTGAGCGCCTGACGGGTGCCCCGGCGTTGGTGATCTGGTCGATCGACAGCGTGGCCTCATTGGCGTCGCTTCAGCAGGAGCTGTTCGCTCTGCAGGAGCGCTGGCAGCCCGCCCCGGTGCTGCTGCTGCTGCCCAGCGAGTTACGCCTGTCTCGGGAGCAGCTGCTGGAGCTGCCCGCGGCCGGCCTGCTGCAGAACGTCGATGCCCAGGGCCTGCAGAACGCCATCGAAACCCTGTTGCAGGGCGGACGGGACATTCGCCTGGAGGCTGCGCCGGAGACGCCAAGCCAGCAGCAGACCATGGGCCTGGGCCAGTGGCTGCTGGTGAGTGGCCTGCAGCAGGTGAGCCGGGACCTGCAACGGGTGGAGGCCCTGCTCAATCCACCCCCGGAGCAGCCGTTGCTGTTCCTGCTGCTGCAGGGGCGCCGCCGTGAATTGCGCTTCGCCAAGGGCTTGCTGCTTTGGCTATGGGGGCCACTGCAGATGGGCCTCGAGCATGCAGAACCCCTGGGCCCCTCCGTCTCCAGCGATGGATCACCCACCACCACGGCGATCAGCCTGCGCGAACGCAATGCCGTTGCTGTTTGGGATGCCATCCGCGACCGCATCGATGCATCGGTTCAGGCTGGATTGACCAATTCCACCGGCCGTTTGCTGGCAATTGAGGGCCTGCACCCGGATCGTCGCCGGGAGTTGCTGCTGGCCCTGTTGCAACAGCTTGATCAGGTCTTGCAGCGCCTGCGCAGCCGCCAGGACGCCACGGCGATCGCTCAGGTCTGGGATTCGTTGCAGCCCGAGTTGCGCCAGCAGGCCCTCACCGCCCTGGCCGGCAGTTACGTCCAGATCCCCTGCGACGGCGAGCTGCAGCCGGTGGTGGCTTCGCTGCTCAGCCGCGCTGATCTCACCGGCGCCGACGGCGAGCTGCCCGATCCAACCGGAATGCTGGCGCCGCTGGTGGCCGATCAACCGATGCTGGTGAACGGCCTGCTGCTGCCGGCCGATGACCCCAGGGCCTTCCTGCAACTGGAAACCCTGGTGAGCAATTGGCTGGTGAGGACGGCGGAACTGATTGGTGCCGAATTGCTCGATGCCTGTGGTGACTGGCCGGAGCTGCGCCGTTACCTGCTGCGGGACCCCCTCCTGGCCACCCGGGAACTCGACCGGCTCAGGAACCGCTTGAACACCCAGCTGCGTTGGGCGGATTGGGTGGAGCGCCCCATTCAGCTCTACGAAAGCCAGCGCACCCTGTTTCAGTTGCGCTCCGGTCGCATCGAACCGCTGCTGCTGACGGAGCCCCGCGACAAGGAGCTCAATCAGCTGGGTTGGTGGCAGCGGCAGGTGGCCTTGCTCCTGGAAGCCCGGGATGCCATCGCACCCCAGGTGCAGGCCCTGGTGCGCCGCATCGGCGACCTTGCCGTGATCCTGCTCACCCAGGTGCTGGGGCGCGCTATCGGTCTGGTGGGGCGGGGCATTGCCCAGGGCATGGGACGCAGCTTCGGCCGCGGTTAG
- a CDS encoding Fur family transcriptional regulator, protein MRLSRQRRMVLDLLWSEKSHLSARDIFERLNLRGRSIGHTSVYQNLEALQSAGVIECLDRASGRLYGYRSDPHSHLTCMDSGSIEDIDVVLPDDLLRQIEQRTGFRIESYTLQLNGRRTLEN, encoded by the coding sequence ATGCGCCTCAGCCGTCAGCGGCGCATGGTGCTCGACCTGCTCTGGAGCGAGAAGAGCCACCTCAGCGCCCGCGACATCTTCGAACGGCTGAATTTGAGGGGCCGCAGCATCGGCCACACCTCGGTGTATCAGAACCTCGAAGCCCTGCAGTCGGCTGGGGTGATCGAGTGTCTCGACCGCGCCAGTGGTCGCCTCTACGGCTACCGCAGTGATCCCCACAGCCATCTCACCTGTATGGACAGCGGTTCGATCGAAGACATCGACGTTGTTCTTCCCGACGACCTGTTGCGTCAGATCGAACAGCGCACCGGCTTTCGCATTGAGTCGTACACCCTGCAATTGAACGGTCGGCGCACCCTGGAGAACTGA